The stretch of DNA AAGGCTACTACCGGCCAAGTCCAGGGGCTCGCTTTCGAGCGACAATCCGCTGTCGCTTGGGCTCATCAGGTTGATTCCGCTATCGCCGGCAACCGAAATGTCACTCACGCTGTCGAGCATCAGATCGGCATCATCGTCGGCGATGACCAAGTCGTCGTCTTCGCTCAACGCGTCATCCATTTCGTTGATGACACCAGAGTCGAGACCACTTCCCAGGCCCGATGAGGTGAGCAGTTTTTCGCTATCACCGGAAATCAGCCCGCTACCGGTGTTGGCTTGCTCGCCGAGCAGATCGAGCTCGCTGAGAACGTCCGCGCCGGACGACTTCATCGGCTGATCGGTCGGTTTGTCGGTGCTCGGCCCATCGAGTTCGTTCATCAACGCCAAGCTGCTCGCTCCGGCGGGGCTGGCATCACTCACCGAGTCCAAATCGAGAGAATCAGAGTCGTCGGCGAGCAGCAATTCGCTGCTGTCGTCCTCCGAAAGGTCACTCGAGAGCATGAATTCCTCTTCGCTGGCGGCCTTGGAAGGCTCTTCGCTGACATCGACGTCACTGATTGAGATTTTATCGACTTCCTCATTGATCTCGGCCTTTGCGACCGGGCCGGTGCTGCCTTCTTTCGGGTCGATCGCGACATCGATCGAGTCGGCGCTATCACGGAGCAGCGCGGGATCGTCAAGCTTCAACTCTGCCGAATCAATCTCTTGCAGCAACTCTTCGTCGGTTTCGAATACCGAATCGATCTCGATTTCCTTTCCGCCGTCGTTGGCCACCAAAGAAACATCGCTGCCGCTTTTGTCTGTTCCCGTGACGAGATTCACGTCGCTGCCCGTGCTGCCCTCTTTGAGCGGCTCGGAGCCCAGATTGACATCGCTGCCGTCATTGTCATCGCCTTGGTCGCCGCCGATTACGGCACCAATGCTAGCCCCTGATTCACCCAAATCGACTTCATCGACCAAAATCCCAGACCCGAAATTATCGTCGGCGGCAAGGTCGTCGGCGAGCCGCTCGATCTCGTTTTCGGGGAACTTCCAGCTCGAACCATCCTTAAATCCACGCACCTGACCTTGGCTGCGTAATTCAACAAGTTTGTCGGTGGAAATACCCAGCTTGGCGGCTGCTTCGTCCAGTGAAAGATAAGACATGGTCGGTGGGGTCTTCGATTCCGAGAACAGTGAAGTCGAGAACAGTGAAGTCGATGTCGCGACGTCATAAACTAATTACGTGGGGCAACGCCGCTACTGTTCTTTGCTCGGAATTAGATGATCCCTCACTTCACCCGACTCTGCAGATGCCGGATTTGACTAGGAAGCGGGTCGGTCGCGTTGAGCGTGACAGAGAAATCGGCGCCGATCGGTCGGCTACTGACTAGGCGGAGCATGCCGGACCTATCGATATGATACACGGCTATTTGCATTTCTCCCGCATTAACCACCGCGATTGTGTGATTTCCCGCCCCATCGGACCCAAAAAAGCAGACGAGATCGCCTGCCGCAGCCGCTTGCGGTGCACTCCGTTGACCCGTATTAGCGGGGGGCAACATCCCCGGAGATCCCGATGCGTCATCGTTTTGAAGCAGTGCGGCAGCCATTTCCGCCG from Roseiconus lacunae encodes:
- a CDS encoding helix-turn-helix domain-containing protein; this translates as MSYLSLDEAAAKLGISTDKLVELRSQGQVRGFKDGSSWKFPENEIERLADDLAADDNFGSGILVDEVDLGESGASIGAVIGGDQGDDNDGSDVNLGSEPLKEGSTGSDVNLVTGTDKSGSDVSLVANDGGKEIEIDSVFETDEELLQEIDSAELKLDDPALLRDSADSIDVAIDPKEGSTGPVAKAEINEEVDKISISDVDVSEEPSKAASEEEFMLSSDLSEDDSSELLLADDSDSLDLDSVSDASPAGASSLALMNELDGPSTDKPTDQPMKSSGADVLSELDLLGEQANTGSGLISGDSEKLLTSSGLGSGLDSGVINEMDDALSEDDDLVIADDDADLMLDSVSDISVAGDSGINLMSPSDSGLSLESEPLDLAGSSLSALDLGAELADGSGIASGKSGTGSAADEEFQLSPSGVGLDADMDSSSQVIEVEDSEVVDLQADFGDENAFADAGFGDADAQPAGDAFGAAPEAGVAFDDGGLGADAGFGAEADAGDAFGADDEVVVEDGEIASPTAGAAVRGYEVPFSLFQCLSLMFIILVLSLGGMLMTDLVRNMWAYSETSAPVSSLTDSLISMAGLDS